GGCGTGCCGCCCGCGGCGATGGCCTTGGCGTTGGCGTCGGCCTGGGCGAGGGTGAACAGCGAGTCGCGCTGCCCCTGGACGAGCAGGGTGGGCGCCTTGATCCGCCCGGCCACGGCGGCCGGGCTCGACGCGCGCAGCAGCGCGATCGCCTCGGGCGTGGCCTTCCCCGTGGCCGCGGCCTGCTGGTACATCTCGCACACCGCGGGCAGGAACCGGCCGCATCTGGCCTCCTCGGCCGACAGCGGCCGCGGCGCCGCGGTCAGCGCGCCGAGACCCTGCGCCTCCACGCTGGGGCCGCCCCTGCTGAAGAACAGCCCGGCCCACATCTTCTTGAACACGCCGTTGGGGAACAGCGCCGCCGAGAGATCGTTCCAGGTGATCATCGGCACGATCGCGTCGACCCTGGTGTCGTGGGCGGCGGTCATCAGCGCGATCGCGCCGCCGTAGGAGCCGCCCGCGATGCCCACGCGGGGGTCGCCCTGCGCGTCGAGCTGGACCTCGGGCCGCCCGGCCAGCCAGTCGATCAGCTGCTTGACGTCCTTGACCTCGTAGTCGGGCGAGTTGAGCGCGATCTGCCCGGTGGAGCGGCCGAAACCGCGCGCCGACCAGGTCAGCACCGCGTAGCCCTGCTCGGCCAGCCGTACGGCCTGGGCCCTGACGCTCTGCTTGCTGCCGCCGAACCCGTGGGCCAGCAGCACGGCCGGAGCCCTGCCGCCGCCCCCCGGGGCGAAGTACGTCGTGTCGAGCTCGACCCGCTGGTCGTTCTCTGGACCGTCGAGGACGGCGATCCGCTGCTCCCGGCCCGTGATCTCGGGGGCGGACGGCCACACCAGCCAGACCACCGCCGCGAACACGGCCAGCGCCGCGACCAGCGCGGCTGCTCTCTTCATGCGCCGAGCGTACTGAGCAGTCCTGAGAAGCAGCTGAGACGCCTCACCCGGCGGGCGGCCTCACCCGAGGACGGCGTAGACGGTGCTGGCCACCGCGGCGGGCTCGCCGGCCCCCTCGGCGGTCAGCGTGATCTCGCAGAAGGCCAGCGTGCGCCCCAGCTTGGTGAGCCGGGCCGAGACGAGCACGTCGGCCCCCATGACCGGACGCTGGAACGTCGTGGACTGCTGAACGGTCGTCATCGGCACGAAAGCGCCTCTCGCCGCCGCGACGGCGACGACGGTCGCGGTGTCGGCGGCGGCCATCATCGCCTGGCCGCTCAGCGCGCCGCCCTCCCTGGCCAGCCGTCCCGACCAGGGCAGGCGCAGCACCGCGCGGTGGTCGCCCACCTCCTCCACCGTCAGGCCCAGGTCCTGGACCCAGGGGGCGAAGTAGTCCTTGAGTATCGCGTCGCCTTCTTCAGGAGTCACGCGATCATCATGCACGCTGGAGTCATGCTTGAGGAGGTCTTCCTGCCGTCGACGTACGGCGCGGGCGTGCCGTACGAGCTGTTCGCCAGGTTGCGGCGCGAGGCGCCGGTCTGCCGGATCCCCGAACCGGCCTTCGGCCCGTGGCGGGAGGGGCCGGGGTTCTGGGGCGTGTTCGGGCACGCCGACGTCAGGCACGTGCTGCGCACCCCCTCGGACTTCTCCTCCCACCTGGGCGCGACGCAGATCCGCGACCCCGACACCCCTGCCGACCTGGCCTTCGTCCAGGCCATGATGCTCAACACCGACCCACCCGAGCACGGGCGGCTGCGCCGGATCGTGGCGGCGGCCTTCACGCCGCGCGCGGTGCGGGCGCTGGAGCGGACCGTCGCCGAACGCGCCGCGGCCCTGTTCTCCGCGGGCGCGTGCGACTTCGTCGAGGTCGCGGCCGACCTGCCGGTCTGGACGCTCGCGCACGTCATGGGCGTGCCCGAGCGAGACCGCCGCCTGCTCTACGACTGGGCGTCACGGGTGATCGGCTACCAGGACGAGGAATACGCCGGCCTGGCCACGGCCGAGGACCTCACCCCGATGGGCAGGCTCGCCCTGGCCGCGCGCCCCACCCTGCGGCCCGGCGTGAACCCCAGGTCGAGGGCGGCGCTGGCGGACATGTTCTGCTACGCCCACGCCCTGGCCGGGCAGGCGCGGGACGACTCCGTGATGGGGGCCATGCTCGCCGGCGGCCTGACGGAGGCCGAGTTCGAGAACATGTTCTTCCTGTTCGCGGTGGCGGGCAACGAGACGCTGCGCAACGGCGTCCCCGGCGGGTTGCTGTGCCTGCTCGAGCATCTGGAGGAGTTCGCCAGGCTCAGGCGGGAGCCCGCGCTGATCGGCTCGGCGGTGGAGGAGATGCTGCGCTTCTGGCCGCCGGTCATGGACTTCAGGCGCACCGCCACGCGCGACCTGGAGCTGGGCGGGCAGCGGATCAGGGCGGGGGAGAAGGTCGTGGTCTACCACGCCTCCGCCAACAGGGACGAGACGGTCTTCCCCGACCCCGACCGCTTCGACATCGCCCGCACGCCCAACGACCACGTGAGCTTCGGGTTCGGCCCGCACGTCTGCCTGGGCGCCCATCTGGCCAGGGTGCAGATGCGGGCCGTCTTCGCCGAGCTGCTGCGCTGGCGGGTGCGCCTCGCGGGCGAGCCGGTCAGGCTCGTCTCCAACTTCCAGAACGGGCTGAAGCACCTGCCCGTCGTCCTGGAGCCGATGACCTAGTCGCCGCGGGCGGCCAGGAGGTAGTGGACCTCCTCCAGCCCGTCGTCCACCTTGGTGTGGCCGGAGAGCGTGAAGCCGAAGCGCTCGTAGAAGCGGCGGGCGCGCGGGTTGCCGGTCAGCACCCACAGGCCGATCGACCGGTCGGCGGGGATCGCCGCCACCGTCTCCGTCATCAGCGCCCGCCCGAGGCCCGTGGACAGGTGGCCGGGCAGTACGTAGATCGCGTAGACCTCGGTGTCGGCGAGCTCGTCACGGCTGTCGCCGTACATGCTGAAGCCGACGACCTCGCCGCCGGACTCGGCGACGAACGCGCGGGTGCGGCCCGAGGAGAGCGCCTGCCGCCGCAGGGCGACGTTCGGCTCGGTGACCGCCAGCCCGTCGAGGTAGCCGTCGTCGAGCACACCTCTGTAGGCGTACTTCCATGTGGCGATCCTGACGTTCTCGATCGCCGCCGCGTCGTCGGGAGTGGCTGTGCGCATGGGGAAATCATGCCTGATTGCGGAGAAGGTAAAGGCCAGGCATGATGTCCTGGCGTGAAGATACGAGCAGCTGTCGAGTGGGCCCTGCCCTACTGGACCCGCGGGCAGGCCGGCCGCGAGACCCCACCCGAGCTTTTCAAGGTCCTCTACTACGGGTGGCTGCTGGCTTTCGCCCTCAAGGTGCTGGGTTCCTCGTGGGACGTCTCGTGGCACTTCAAGTGGCTGCGTGACGACCTGGCTCCACCGCACCTGCTCAACTCGGCGGGCACGGCGATCGTGCTGGCGCTGACGATCATCCACGGCTACACCGGTTACGGAGTCGACAGGACCGCGCTGCGGCTGATCCAGTGGGGCACCGGCATCTTCCTGGTCGCGGTGCCGCTCGACCTGATCAACCACCGGGTCAACGGGCTCGACATCACCTCGTGGAGCCCCTCGCACATCATGCTCTACCTGGGCACCTTCTTCATGATCGCGGGTGTGATCCGCGGCTGGTACCAGGGCGGGGGCGGCAAGCTCGTGCTCGCCGCGCTGTTCGCCTACTTCCTCGAGAACATCCTCTTCCCCGCCCAGCACCAGGAGTACGGCGTCTTCGCCATCGCCGCCTGGGACAGGGGCACGCCCGAGGCCGAGCCGATCCTCATGCAGTTCGCCGCCGACCAGATGGGCCGCGCAGTGGACCGTGACATGATGGTCGCCTTCTCGCTGCCGGTGCCCGACTTCCTCTACCCGGTCTACTTCACCGTGGCGGGGCTGATCGTGCTGGTGGTGGCCCGCATGATGGTCGGCAGGTTCGGCACCGCGACCCTGGTCGCCGCCGCGCTGGTCTGCTATCGCGCCGCGATCTGGCCGCTGCTCAGCGTCACCGGCTTCCCCGAGTCGGCGGTGCCGGTCTTCCTGGTGGTCGCCGCCGTCGCGGTGGACGTGGCGTTCCTGGTCAAGATGTCCTACCTGCGGGCCGTGCTCGGCGCGGCGCTGGCGACCATCGCGGTGTACGGCGCGCTGGTCGCCCAGCACGCCTTGCTGGCCGCCCCGCCTCTGGCGAACTACTCCGCGGTGTGGGCCGCGGCCGGGCTGGCCATTGCCTGGCTGGTCATGGAGTGGTTCGTGACCAGGTTCGGGCTGCGCGCCGCCGATCAGCCGATCGGGGCGCGGGTCAGCGCGACCGCCACGCCGTAGGCCAGTCCCATCACCACGAGCTCCATCGCCGCCCACGCCGCGATGGAGCTCTTGCGCCGGTCGGCGATGCCGGGCATGAGCCGCCACCTGATGTTCGCGGCGAGCGGGATCAGCAGGGCGACCAGCGCCACCTTGGCCAGCACGAGCAGGCCGTACTCGGAGGCGAACAGGTCGCCCGGCAGCTCGACCCCGGTGGTGAGCGCCATCGTGGACAGGCCGCTGACCAGCCCCGACAGCGAGACCAGTGCCAGCGCGATGGTGGCGACCCTGGAGAACTTCGGCAGCGCGCGGGCCAGCAGGTCGCCGCGGGGCGCGACCAGCGCCGCCACCGCCAGCAGCCCTCCGGTCCAGACGGCCGCGCCCATCACGTGCAGCTCCATCGAGATCATGATGGGGTCGTGCCAGACGGAGTCGACCGCGTGTCCCGTCACGGGCACCGGCAGCAGCCCGAACAGCGCGATCACGATCCGCAGCTCCGCGGGGACCTTCTCGCCGAACCTGACGGCCAGCAGCCCGATGCCCGCGTAGGCCAGCGCGCAGGCCGTGCTGAACAGCAGGCCCTGGCCGGCGCCCACGGAGCCGATGTAGGTGGCGATCATGCCGAGACCCGGGACCGTGCCCGGACTCAGCTCGGCGGTGGAGAGGACGATCGTGACCAGGGCGGTGATCGCCCAGATCCACGCCGCGATGACCGCGTGGGCCCTGGCGCGGCGCATGACGGGCTCGGTGGCGTCGGGGTCGTCGAAGCCCAGCAGCTTGGGGAGCAGGCTGAGCCCCACCACGACGGCGGCGGCCAGGTCGAGCAGGACCCTGACGATCGGCAGGCCGTACCCGACGATGGGGCCGGGCAGCGGGATGCCGGGGACGGCCTCCTCCGCGGTGAGCGTGCCGGCGACGACGACGGACAGGATGGCGGCGAAGGTGAGGCCGCCGAGCATCCGGCCGCCGGTCCGAGCCGCGGGGCGGACTTCGGTGAGGGTCATTCGGCGCTCTCCTGGCGGGCGGGGGTGGCCCCCGGGTTGGCGCGGCGGAGGGCCACGACGGTGCCGCCGCCCAGCAGGACCAGGGCCCCGACCACCCACACGATGGCCATGCCCGCGCCGCCGTTCGCGGCCGCCTCCGCCGCCTGGGCGCTGAGGTCGCCGGCCTGCGCGGCCGGCTGCGCCGCCGGGGCCTGGGAGGCGGCGGTGCCGGGGCCCGCGACCGTCAGCGCGAACGTCACCTTGCCCGAGACGGGGTGCCCGTCGGCCGACAGGATCCGGTAGCCGATGACGTAGTCACCGGCCGGGCCCAGCGGCCGCAGCTTCGTGACGACCTTGGAACCGCTCACCGACGCCTGGGCGGCCTCCCACCTGCCGCCGTCCGGCCCGGTCACGGTGACCTGCGCGAAGCCCTGCCGTACCGCCTGGTCGAACTCCAGGGTGACCTGCGAGGGCGCGGACTGGAGCCGCGCCCCTTCCTCGGGGTCGCTTCCGGTCAGCACGTTGTGCGCCTGGGCCGGCGTGACCGCCAGACCGAGCGCGGCGCACGCGAGCAGCAGGACCGTGAGTAGCCGCCTCACCGATCATGACCTTCCGTAGAACTGCCTTGACCAAGACATGGTCCCACTGGTCGCCACCCGCCGCGCTCGCAGGTGTGGCCGAGGTGATCCTTCTGGGCGTAGCATGCCGCCACCGCGAGTCCCCCATCGTCCCGCGCGGAGGCCGGATGAGCAGCGTGTCCCCACCCGCCACCGGCGACGCGCTCGCCGAACCCGAGCGCAAGGTCGGCCCCTGGTGGGTCGCGGGCATCGCGACCGCCAACCTGGCGCTGTTCGTCGGCTACTTCGCTCCGCTGCAGGTGCTGCTGCCCGAGCAGATCGCCGCGCTGGCCCCCTACGGCAAGGAGAGCGCCCTGGCCTGGGTGACGGGCGCGGGCGCGCTGGTGGCCATGCTGGCCAACCCGATCGCGGGCGCGCTGTCCGACCGCACCACGGGCAGGTGGGGCCGCAGGCATCCGTGGACGCTCGCCGGCGCGCTGGCCGGCGGCGCCGCGATGGTGTTCCTGTCCTTCCAGACCAGCGTGCTCGGCATCGCCGTCGGCTGGTGCCTGGCGCAGGCCGCGCTCAACGCCACGCAGGCCGCGCTGAGCGCGGGCGTGCCCGACCGCGTGCCGGCCGGGCAGCGCGGCGAGGTCTCGGGCTGGATCGGGATCCCGCAGTCGGTCGGCGTGGTGCTGGCCGTCGTGCTGGTGACCGTCGTCGCCACCACGACCAGCTCCGGCTACCTGCTGGTCGGCGCGGTGGTGGCGGTGCTGGTACTGCCCTTCGTGCTGACCACCAGGGACCCCAGGCTGACCGAGCGCCCGCCGTTCGATCCCGGGCAGCTGTGGGTGCGCTCCGCCGACTTCTTCTGGGCGTGGATCACCCGCTTCCTGATGATGCTGGGCAACGCGATCTCCACGCTCTACCTGCTGTACTTCCTCACCGACGAGGTCGGCTACGAGCGGCTGTTCCCCGGGGAGCGGGCCAGCGACGGGCTGCTCGTGCTGATCCTGCTCTACACGGGCGCCGTGGTGCTCACCACGGTCGTGGCCGGAGTGGTCTCCGACCGGCTCGGCCGCCGCAAGTCGCTGGTCACCGTCTCCGGCGTGATCAGCGCGATCCCCGCGATCATGCTGGCGTTCTGGCCGCAGTGGCCGGTGGTCATGGCCGCCGCGGTGGTCCTGGGTCTCGGCTTCGGCGTCTACGTCTCCGTCGACAACGCCCTGGTCACCCAGGTGCTGCCGACGGCGACCGGCAGGGCCAAGGACCTGGGCGTCATCAACGTGGCCAACTCGGGCCCGCAGGTGCTCGGCCCGGTGATCGCGGGGCCGATCGTGGCCGGGCTCGGCGGCTACCCGGTCCTCTACCTGACGGCGGGCGGGCTGGCGCTGCTGGGCGCGGCACTGGTGTGGAAGATCCGCGGGGTGCCCTAGACGAGTAAGTCCTAAGTCGTTTCGGCTGCGGGAACGACGAAGGGTGTTGATGATCCGTTTGTGACGACAGACCTCAACACCCTTCTCACCGCACTGTACGTGAAGATCGACGACTGGCTCGGCAAAGCGCCCCGCCTCGGCCGCCCACCCAAGCTGACCGACGCCGAACTGCTGACCTTAGCGGTCGCCCAAGTCCTGCTCGGGATCGGCTCCGAGGCCCGCTGGCTGCGGTTCGTCCCCCGGCACCTGCCCGGCGCCTTCCCCTACCTGCCCGGCCAATCCGGCTACAACAAACGGCTCCGCGCGGCCCTGCCCCTGCTCCAGCGCGCCATCCGGGCCCTGGCCCTCGACACCGATCTGTGGGCCGACCCGGTCTGGGTGGTCGACTCCACCCCGGTCGAATGCGGCCGCTCCCGCCCCACCACGCAGCGCTCGGACCTGGCCGGCTGGGCCGGCTACGGCTACTGCCGCTCCCACTCCCGCTGGTTTTGGGGTCTGCGGCTGCACCTGGTCTGCACCCCGGCCGGACTGCCGATCACCTGGGCCCTGGCCACCCCGAAGATCGACGAACGGCAGGTGCTGATGGCCGTCTTGGACCACGACCCGCATCTGCTCGCCACCCGACCCGGGCTGCTGATCATCGCCGACAAGGGCTACGTCTCGGCCGAACTGGACCACTACCTGGCCGAACGGGGCGTGCGGCTGCTGCGGCCGTCCTACCGCAACCGCACACCCCGCCCGGGCGAGCAGCTCCTCAAACCCATCCGCCAGCTCATCGAATCGGTCAACGACACCCTCAAAGGCCAACTCGACCTGGAACTCCACGGCGGACGCAGCCCTGAGGGGGTCGGCGCGCGCATCGCCCAGCGCATCTTGGCGTTGACCGCCGCTATCTGGCACAACCGCGCTACCGGCCAGCCCGTCACCCGGTCACTGATCGCCTATGACCACTAACCCGACTTAGGACTTACTCGTCTAGAGGTCAGCGGGGGAAGTCGCCCGCGTGGTCGGCTAGGTAGTCGTCCAGCGTGCGGGGCGCGTGCCCGGTCAGGTCGTGGACGGTGCTCGTGATCTCGGCCCGCGGGCCCTCCGCGATCTGTGACATCAGCTCGGGCCCCTGTGGTGGCGAGGGGCCCGGGCCTTGGGTCACAGTGTGTCGAGGCGCTCCCTCGGCCACGCGCCGTTGCCGATGACGACGCGGTAGCGCAGCGACAGCGTCTCGCCGTCGGCCAGCCGCAGCTCCTCGGAGAAGGCCATCGACGGGTTGACCGCGGCGAACGGCTCCGAGCGGACGAACCACCGCTGGCCCGGCTCGGCGACGAAGACCAGCGTGGACTCCCTGTCGACCTCGTCGTGCCGGCCGACGAAGGCCAGCCACGAGGCGGTCCTGCCCATCATCTCCTCGCCGCCCTGCCCGCCGGAGGCGAGCACCTGACCGCCGGTGAAGGCACGGGGACCGCGCCAGAACAGGCCGGTGTAGCCCGCCATCGGCCTGCCGTTGGTGGTCGGGCTGCCGAACAGCAGGTCCTCGCCGCGCACGTTGGTCAGCTCGGTGGCGAACTCCAGCGTCCAGAAGTCCGGGCCCGCCGAGGCGGCGATCGTGCGGCGCTCGTCCACCCAGTGCTCGCCCGCCTGCGTCCACCAGGTCAGCCGCTCGACGCCGGGCGCCAGCCACTCCTCGTGGCGCATGGTGCCGTTGTTGGGCAGGTCCACGTAGCCGCCCTCGGCGTGGACGTAGCTGCCGCCGCCCCAGAAGTTCTGCCCCGACAGCCACGAGGCCGTCATCTGCAGGCCCTTGTGCCAGCGGTGGTCGTGCGGCCGGTAGCCGGTCACGACGTCGCCGTCCAGCGTGCGCAGTGGGTGGAAGTACGGCTTGGGCGACTCGGAGAGCGGCATGTCGGGCCGGTAGACGTAGCGCATGACCTCGACCCCGTCGAAGGTCTCGATCAGCTCGCTTCCCGTGTCCTTCACAGCGAGAGCCCTCCGTTCAGCCGGTGGTAGAAGGGACTGTCCCGGGTCAGCTCGGCGCGCAGGACGGGTGCACCGGTCAGCGCCGAGGCGTACAGGCCCGTCACCAGCTCCATGGTCCTGCGGGCCTCCGTGCCGCTGACCGGGGGGCGCTCGCCGCGCTCGAAGGCGTCGAGCAGTTCGCCGAGCTGGGCGGCGTGCGAGCTCGGCACGTCGTGCGGCGGGTTCCATGCCTTCGAGGTCGAGGTCCAGTCGGCGTTGGCGTAGCCGTACAGGTGCCGCAGCTCCACCGTCGCCTCGGTGAAGTCGAAGCGGAGGTAGCTCTCCTCGCGGGGCGACAGCACGCTGTTGACCACGCTGGCCATCGCGCCGCTGGAGAAGCGGACCATGGCCATGGAGACGTCCTCGGTCTCCACGTCGCGGTCGAGCCGCCCCGCCATCGCCCTGACCTCCTCCCACTCGCCGAGGATGGAGAGCATCATGTCCATCTGGTGGATGCCGTGTCCCATGGTGGGGCCGCCGCCCTCGCTGGCCCACGTGCCCCGCCACGGCACGTCGTAGTAGGCGGGCGGGCGGTACCAGGTGGTGTCGCACCGCGCGACCAGCGGGCGGCCGAGCACGCCCTCGGCCAGCAGCGCGCGCAGGTGGTGCGCGCCGGAGCCGAAGCGGTGCTGGAAGACCACCGAGGAGTACGGCCCCGCCGCCCCCTCCGCCGCGGCGATGGCGTCGAACTCGGCCAGCGACAGGCACAGCGGCTTCTCGCACCACACCCAAGCGCCCGCCTCCAGGCACTCGACCACCTGGGCGGTGTGGGTGAACGGCGGCGTGCAGATGTGGACGAGGTCGGGCCGCTCCTCGTCCAGCATGCCGGACAGAGAGGCGTAGGCGGCGGGGATGCCGTGCTCGGCGGCGAACGCCTTGGCCCTGTCCTCGTCGACGTCCACAGCGGCGACGATCTCCGCGCGACGGGACTCCCCGCGCAGGGCGGGGACATGACAGGCTCCGGCGATTCCTCCGCTGCCGACAATGGCGACACGGATCATTTCTGGGGGGATCCCTCCGTTAGGCAAGCGCTTTCCCGACCCTAGAGCGGAGGGCGGCGATGTTCAAGGACCCGACCGGAAACCGACGGCGATCATCTTGTGGCGGCGGGCGAGGCGGAGCGGTGCGGGTAGGCAGGCGGCAGCATGTACCGGTCCCGCCCGGGAGTAGGCGGGACCGGCATCCGGGTTTCACCCGCTAGCTCGACCGCTGACCGCGCCGCAGTGGAAGCGAGGACTTGGCCAGCCGCTTCGACTGCGCGCCGCCCCCCGTCGTCCGCTCCGTCGCGGCTCCGGACTCTTGCGTGGCCTTGGAAGGCTTCGGCGTCGATGACATCTGGGTCTCGGTGTTGCCGCGCGAGGCGTGCTGCTCGCGGGTCTGCCGTGACTTGGAACTCACACAATCACCCCCGATATGCGTCTTATGTCCGTTTTAGGGGAGGTGAAACCCGGCCGATGGCGAGTGCGGCGGCTCTGATGGCGCCGACGGGGGACAGGCGGGCGGCGCGCCAGGCCAGCCGTCCCGACGCGGGCGCCACGATGAGCGCCTGGTTGCGGGCGACGCCGCGCATGATGTCGGCCGCCAGCGACTCCACCGGATACAGCCGCCCCTGTGCCCTGACCGCCGCGTCGCGCGCCTGCGCTCCCGTCTCGGTGTACGGCAGGCCCGGGTTGGCATTGTCCAGCAGGGGCGTGTCGGTGAACCCCGGGCACACCACGCTCACCCTGACCCCGTGCGCCGCCGCCTCCGCGCGCAGGGCCATGGACAGCCCCACGACCGCGTGCTTGGTCGCGGTGTAGGGCAGCATCAGGGGAGCGGGCACCAGCCCCGCCAGCGAGGCGGTGTTGACGATGTGCCCGTGACCCTGCTCGATCATGATCGGGTAGGCCGCGTGCACGCCGTGCACGACTCCGCGCAGGTTGACGTCGATCGTCCGGTTCCAGTGGTCGAGGGTGAGCTCCTCGGTGTGACCGCCGACCGCGATGCCCGCGTTGTTGAACACGAAGTCGAGCCTGCCGTGGCGCCGCCTGACCGCCTGGACCGCGGCGGCGACGGCCTCCGGGGAGGTGACGTCGAGCTCGACGTGGTCCATTTCTGGCAGGTCCATGCCGGGCAGGTCGGGGGCGACCAGGTCGGCGACGGTGACCGCCACGCCCTTGGCGGCCAGCGCCAGGGCCAGCGCCCTGCCGATGCCCGAGGCGCCCCCCGTGACGAAGGCGGTCCTCGGCGCTGCCGTCCTCACGCGCGCGGCTCCGCCCAGATGCCCATGGCCTTCCAGATGCGCCTGGTGACCGGGTTGATCAGGCCCAGCTCCGCGCACAGTTCGCGGGTCTTGCCGACGGAGTCGCGGATCTCGGTCTGGGCCTCGGCCGAACCCGAGTAGACCTCCTTCACCACCTGCGGCGGGATCTTGAAGGCGCGGACCATCGGCCCCGGAGGGGCGAGCATGATCCTGGCCATGAAGCCGAGGATGATCGGCGAGATCACCCCGAGCGCGAAGCGCCGGTAGCGCGGCATCCTCGGCACCCGGCGGCGCAGGTAGTGGCGCGCGAAGGAGATGTGCCTGGCCTCCTCGGCGATGTGGATGCGCATGATGGCCTCTTCGAGCGGGTGGTGCTTGTAGCCGTCCTTGAGCACCTTGCGCTGCACGTGGTCGATAGGGTCCTCCCCGCCGAGCACGAAGACGAAGAACAGCTCGGTGGAGATCAGCGGGATCCACGGCGCGACCTGGGCCAGGAGTGACAGCGGCCCCGGCATGCCACGGATCGGAAGCTTCGTCCTGTTCACGAACTCTTGGAACATCATCCCGTGATGTCCCTCTTCGATGGTCTCGTGGTAGACGTAGCGGAATTCGGGTGACCCGTTCGGCAGCCGGTAGGCGTAGTTGAGCAGCCCGCGCTTGAGCAGGTTCTCGAACTGCAGCCCGATCTTCATGGCCGTGGCCACCCGCCACAGCCCGATCCGCGCCCTGGTCTCGGGTGAGCGGCTCTGGTACCAGGGGTGCCGGCCGAGCTTGTCGACCGGCGGCAGCTCCCAGCGCGGATCGGCCGGGTCGATGAGGAAGTCGGGGTCATCCCAGGGGATGTCGACGTACGGCTCCCAGTGCTTGTCGACCGACGCCTTGGACAGGCGTTCGATGACGGACTCGTATGCGCGCTTCTCCGCGACCGACTCGTCGCGTTCCCTGGCGGCGGTAGAGCTCGGTGCAGCTGTCATGCCCGCAATTGTACGAAGAATCCAATAGCTACGAAAGGTCCTCCACGCGGATGCCCAACTCGGCGGCCGTCGCCGTACGGACCAGCTCGGTCACCCGGTGCCTGGGCAGCATCCTGCGATGCACGCTCACCTGGACGGCCAGGCCGTCCACCAGGGAGAGGATCCGCCAGGTGGCCGCGTCAGGGTCGGGGCAGGTGAAGGCCCCCGAGGTCACACCCTCGTCCACGATCGCCCGCAGGGACTCCTTCCATCTCAGGTCGAGCCGGCGAGAGGTCTCCTCGAGGTCCGCGCTGCGCATCGACTCGGCCCACGCGTCGATCCACATCCGCCAGGTCCTGGCCGACCCGTTGGGGGAGTAGAGCCTGAGCAGGTGGCGCAGCCGCTCGACGGGGGTGCCGCCCGCGCGGTCCAGTTTCGCCAGCGCGTCCAGGTCTCGCCGCGCGGCGTAGACGAGCGCCTCGGCGAACAGCTGGTCCTTGGTCTCGAAGTGGTAGAAGAGCAGTGCCTGGCTGACACCCGCCGCCCTGGCGATGTCGAGCGTCCTGGTGTGCCCGAATCCCTGGGCCGCGATGACCTCGCAGGCCGTCTTCAGTAAGTCTTCTCGCCGCAAACGGCCGAAACCACGTGTCACAGGGGGAAACTGTATTACCCGTGGTAACCGTTGCGTAGAGGCAGATGTAGGACAAAGCGGGCGCCGACGGGGGAGTCCTCGATCGTCAGCGTGCCGTCGTGCGCGTGCGCGATCTCGCGGGCGATGGGCAGGCCGAGGCCGGTGCCGCCGGCGTCGCGGTTGCGCGAGGCGTCGAGTCTGGTGAAGCGGTCGAAGACGAACTCCCTCTGGTCGGGGGCGATGCCCGCGCCGTCGTCCAGCACCTCGAGGAGCGCCCGCTCGCCCCGCTGGCCGACGCTGACCGTCACGCGTGACTCCGCGTGCCGTTCGGCGTTGTCGAGCAGGTTGGTCAGCAGCCTGGCCAGCCTGATCCGGTCGCCGGTCACCACGACCCCCGGTCGCAGGCGGCGGACGATCTCCTTGCC
This window of the Nonomuraea africana genome carries:
- a CDS encoding PaaI family thioesterase codes for the protein MTPEEGDAILKDYFAPWVQDLGLTVEEVGDHRAVLRLPWSGRLAREGGALSGQAMMAAADTATVVAVAAARGAFVPMTTVQQSTTFQRPVMGADVLVSARLTKLGRTLAFCEITLTAEGAGEPAAVASTVYAVLG
- a CDS encoding copper resistance CopC family protein — translated: MRRLLTVLLLACAALGLAVTPAQAHNVLTGSDPEEGARLQSAPSQVTLEFDQAVRQGFAQVTVTGPDGGRWEAAQASVSGSKVVTKLRPLGPAGDYVIGYRILSADGHPVSGKVTFALTVAGPGTAASQAPAAQPAAQAGDLSAQAAEAAANGGAGMAIVWVVGALVLLGGGTVVALRRANPGATPARQESAE
- a CDS encoding IS982 family transposase — encoded protein: MTTDLNTLLTALYVKIDDWLGKAPRLGRPPKLTDAELLTLAVAQVLLGIGSEARWLRFVPRHLPGAFPYLPGQSGYNKRLRAALPLLQRAIRALALDTDLWADPVWVVDSTPVECGRSRPTTQRSDLAGWAGYGYCRSHSRWFWGLRLHLVCTPAGLPITWALATPKIDERQVLMAVLDHDPHLLATRPGLLIIADKGYVSAELDHYLAERGVRLLRPSYRNRTPRPGEQLLKPIRQLIESVNDTLKGQLDLELHGGRSPEGVGARIAQRILALTAAIWHNRATGQPVTRSLIAYDH
- a CDS encoding GNAT family N-acetyltransferase, which codes for MRTATPDDAAAIENVRIATWKYAYRGVLDDGYLDGLAVTEPNVALRRQALSSGRTRAFVAESGGEVVGFSMYGDSRDELADTEVYAIYVLPGHLSTGLGRALMTETVAAIPADRSIGLWVLTGNPRARRFYERFGFTLSGHTKVDDGLEEVHYLLAARGD
- a CDS encoding PmoA family protein; the encoded protein is MKDTGSELIETFDGVEVMRYVYRPDMPLSESPKPYFHPLRTLDGDVVTGYRPHDHRWHKGLQMTASWLSGQNFWGGGSYVHAEGGYVDLPNNGTMRHEEWLAPGVERLTWWTQAGEHWVDERRTIAASAGPDFWTLEFATELTNVRGEDLLFGSPTTNGRPMAGYTGLFWRGPRAFTGGQVLASGGQGGEEMMGRTASWLAFVGRHDEVDRESTLVFVAEPGQRWFVRSEPFAAVNPSMAFSEELRLADGETLSLRYRVVIGNGAWPRERLDTL
- a CDS encoding MFS transporter, with protein sequence MSSVSPPATGDALAEPERKVGPWWVAGIATANLALFVGYFAPLQVLLPEQIAALAPYGKESALAWVTGAGALVAMLANPIAGALSDRTTGRWGRRHPWTLAGALAGGAAMVFLSFQTSVLGIAVGWCLAQAALNATQAALSAGVPDRVPAGQRGEVSGWIGIPQSVGVVLAVVLVTVVATTTSSGYLLVGAVVAVLVLPFVLTTRDPRLTERPPFDPGQLWVRSADFFWAWITRFLMMLGNAISTLYLLYFLTDEVGYERLFPGERASDGLLVLILLYTGAVVLTTVVAGVVSDRLGRRKSLVTVSGVISAIPAIMLAFWPQWPVVMAAAVVLGLGFGVYVSVDNALVTQVLPTATGRAKDLGVINVANSGPQVLGPVIAGPIVAGLGGYPVLYLTAGGLALLGAALVWKIRGVP
- a CDS encoding copper resistance D family protein, producing MTLTEVRPAARTGGRMLGGLTFAAILSVVVAGTLTAEEAVPGIPLPGPIVGYGLPIVRVLLDLAAAVVVGLSLLPKLLGFDDPDATEPVMRRARAHAVIAAWIWAITALVTIVLSTAELSPGTVPGLGMIATYIGSVGAGQGLLFSTACALAYAGIGLLAVRFGEKVPAELRIVIALFGLLPVPVTGHAVDSVWHDPIMISMELHVMGAAVWTGGLLAVAALVAPRGDLLARALPKFSRVATIALALVSLSGLVSGLSTMALTTGVELPGDLFASEYGLLVLAKVALVALLIPLAANIRWRLMPGIADRRKSSIAAWAAMELVVMGLAYGVAVALTRAPIG
- a CDS encoding cytochrome P450, with product MLEEVFLPSTYGAGVPYELFARLRREAPVCRIPEPAFGPWREGPGFWGVFGHADVRHVLRTPSDFSSHLGATQIRDPDTPADLAFVQAMMLNTDPPEHGRLRRIVAAAFTPRAVRALERTVAERAAALFSAGACDFVEVAADLPVWTLAHVMGVPERDRRLLYDWASRVIGYQDEEYAGLATAEDLTPMGRLALAARPTLRPGVNPRSRAALADMFCYAHALAGQARDDSVMGAMLAGGLTEAEFENMFFLFAVAGNETLRNGVPGGLLCLLEHLEEFARLRREPALIGSAVEEMLRFWPPVMDFRRTATRDLELGGQRIRAGEKVVVYHASANRDETVFPDPDRFDIARTPNDHVSFGFGPHVCLGAHLARVQMRAVFAELLRWRVRLAGEPVRLVSNFQNGLKHLPVVLEPMT